One region of Bacteroidia bacterium genomic DNA includes:
- the ruvX gene encoding Holliday junction resolvase RuvX, translated as MARIVAIDYGTKRVGIAVTDEFQLIATALTTVHATEILDFLNQYLKTEKVECIVVGEPKQMDNTPSQSAQAVELFIKQLKKKFPEMPIERMDERFTSKMALKTMIDGGSSKKDRRNKETIDKISATIILQSYMELKTLKNASK; from the coding sequence ATGGCGCGAATAGTAGCAATTGATTACGGAACAAAACGAGTAGGAATAGCGGTTACAGATGAATTTCAATTAATTGCAACCGCACTTACAACGGTGCATGCAACCGAAATTTTAGATTTTTTAAATCAATATTTAAAAACAGAAAAAGTAGAATGTATCGTAGTAGGCGAGCCGAAACAAATGGACAATACGCCTTCACAATCTGCACAAGCGGTAGAATTATTTATCAAGCAATTGAAGAAAAAATTTCCTGAGATGCCGATAGAAAGAATGGACGAACGCTTTACTTCTAAAATGGCTTTAAAAACAATGATTGATGGCGGTTCATCAAAAAAAGATAGACGCAACAAAGAAACTATTGATAAAATTAGTGCAACCATTATTTTGCAATCGTATATGGAATTAAAAACTTTAAAAAACGCTTCGAAATGA
- the def gene encoding peptide deformylase → MILPIVAYGHPVLKKLGAEIDKKYPKLDELIANMFETMYSAKGVGLAAPQVGVSVRLFIVDAAPFADDEDKKKTDEFLKTFKKVFINAQIIEETGKEWEFNEGCLSIPKVREDIDRKPHIRIQYYDENFNFFDEKYKGLAARIIQHEYDHIDGILFTDRMNPLRKRLLKRKLNDISKGKVEVDYKMKFPLKK, encoded by the coding sequence ATGATTTTACCAATTGTGGCTTACGGTCATCCTGTTCTGAAAAAATTAGGGGCGGAGATTGATAAAAAATATCCGAAATTAGACGAACTCATCGCCAATATGTTTGAAACCATGTACAGTGCCAAAGGTGTAGGTTTGGCTGCTCCTCAAGTGGGTGTTTCTGTACGTTTATTTATTGTGGATGCCGCGCCCTTTGCGGATGATGAAGACAAAAAGAAAACGGATGAATTTCTGAAAACGTTTAAAAAAGTGTTTATCAATGCACAAATTATTGAAGAAACGGGTAAAGAATGGGAATTTAACGAAGGCTGTTTGAGTATTCCTAAAGTACGCGAAGACATTGACCGGAAACCACATATTCGCATTCAGTATTACGATGAAAATTTTAATTTTTTCGATGAGAAATACAAAGGTTTGGCAGCGCGAATTATTCAACACGAATACGATCACATTGATGGAATTTTATTTACCGATCGCATGAATCCATTGCGTAAAAGATTGTTAAAACGAAAACTAAACGACATCTCCAAAGGAAAAGTGGAGGTAGATTATAAAATGAAATTCCCTTTAAAAAAATAA
- a CDS encoding ATP-binding protein, with amino-acid sequence MTDFFNKTEYTQADIDQLLRDKTEESLKLDYKESGALEKTDGKKKEISKDVSAFANSDGGLIIYGIKEKDNLPESLSFIDGNIFTKEWLEQVIQSTIFNKIEGLQIFPIRYDDDLAKSIYIVKIPNDVAVPHMAHDKRYYRRYNFNSVQMEEYEVRNLYFKKEKTQLKLASPEISIAPNGFYDKKIGKLKLKMIFHIENIGSTIEKNYKLEIAIQGTIVNFGFPLGINPIGRFFLRNENNYLIYSIPNTSPLFQNEKSSYGKYELDIKHNSFSAAQNNPIRLKLYYTGGIEELEIDLNPYLIYNDEAITIEDLQEQ; translated from the coding sequence ATGACCGATTTTTTCAACAAAACAGAATACACACAAGCAGACATAGACCAACTTCTCCGTGATAAAACGGAGGAATCTTTAAAATTAGATTACAAAGAATCTGGAGCTCTCGAAAAAACAGACGGTAAAAAGAAAGAAATTTCCAAAGATGTTTCTGCTTTTGCAAATTCTGATGGAGGTCTTATAATATATGGAATCAAAGAAAAAGATAATTTACCTGAAAGCTTATCATTTATTGATGGAAATATTTTTACAAAAGAATGGTTAGAACAAGTTATTCAATCAACCATTTTTAATAAAATAGAAGGGCTTCAAATTTTTCCTATTCGATACGATGATGATCTTGCTAAATCCATATACATTGTAAAAATACCTAATGATGTTGCGGTACCACACATGGCTCATGATAAACGTTATTACCGCAGGTATAATTTTAATTCTGTGCAAATGGAAGAATATGAAGTAAGAAATCTTTACTTCAAAAAAGAAAAAACACAGTTAAAATTAGCAAGTCCTGAAATTTCTATAGCTCCAAATGGTTTTTATGACAAAAAGATTGGAAAATTAAAATTAAAAATGATTTTTCATATTGAAAATATCGGTAGCACAATCGAAAAAAATTACAAGCTCGAAATCGCTATTCAAGGAACAATTGTGAACTTCGGATTTCCTTTGGGTATTAATCCTATTGGAAGATTTTTCCTTAGAAATGAAAATAATTATCTAATATACTCAATTCCTAATACGAGCCCATTGTTCCAAAATGAAAAAAGTTCATATGGAAAATACGAATTAGATATTAAACATAATTCATTTTCAGCAGCCCAAAATAATCCTATTCGACTTAAACTTTATTATACAGGAGGGATAGAAGAATTAGAAATTGACCTTAATCCATATTTAATATACAATGATGAAGCTATAACAATAGAAGACCTTCAAGAGCAATAA
- a CDS encoding tetratricopeptide repeat protein has product MNISKKIFLYASALLISVSACKQNSKTSSTTAPDKDTCIAQIKKYEIQMKGETQLDNATAVKAIQAYTDFAFAFPNDSNAADCLFKAGEVSTAIGKYPQALSYYQTITGKYPTYKLIVESVFLQGYIYDSFLKDTAKAHIFYQEVITKYPNATFAQDAKAAIQNLGKSDDELVKEFEAKDQKEIKADSKK; this is encoded by the coding sequence ATGAACATATCTAAAAAAATATTTTTGTACGCTTCTGCTTTATTGATAAGCGTTTCGGCTTGTAAACAAAATAGCAAAACAAGTTCAACTACTGCGCCTGATAAGGACACGTGTATTGCACAAATTAAAAAGTATGAAATACAAATGAAAGGTGAAACGCAACTCGACAATGCCACAGCTGTGAAAGCAATACAAGCATATACCGATTTCGCTTTTGCATTTCCGAATGATTCCAACGCTGCAGATTGTTTATTTAAAGCTGGCGAAGTATCTACTGCCATTGGTAAATATCCGCAAGCTTTGTCGTATTACCAAACGATTACTGGAAAATACCCAACGTATAAATTAATTGTAGAAAGCGTGTTTTTACAAGGATATATTTACGATAGCTTTTTAAAAGATACTGCAAAAGCGCATATTTTTTATCAGGAAGTAATTACGAAATATCCGAACGCAACCTTTGCACAAGATGCCAAAGCAGCCATCCAGAATTTGGGCAAAAGTGATGACGAATTGGTGAAAGAATTTGAAGCCAAAGATCAAAAAGAGATTAAAGCCGATTCGAAAAAATAA
- a CDS encoding patatin-like phospholipase family protein, whose product MSKYTRILSIDGGGIRGILPGQILVTLEKKIQEKAQNPAALLADYFDFIAGTSTGGILTCIYLFPDANNPERPLFSAENAVNLYLQSGSGIFKSNLGKKIESLGGLRDEKYPAKTLEKLLLTYLQDVKLSQLLRPCIITSYDIFNRNTHFFTQHDAKAKPGYDYFLRDVARATSAAPTYFEPALVKSMSEVSYPLIDGGVFANNPALCAYAEVRQIFKKENSEKGITAKDMFMLSIGTGQVKKPYKYNKAKGWGSIGWVEPVLDIMMSGASETIDFQLAQLFDAADVPQNYIRIVPELGMASSDMDDVKPDNLIALKEAGIASAEKNDAVLDKAVEMLFND is encoded by the coding sequence ATGTCAAAATACACACGTATATTATCCATTGATGGCGGCGGAATACGCGGTATTTTACCAGGACAAATATTAGTTACGCTCGAAAAAAAAATTCAAGAAAAAGCACAAAATCCTGCTGCACTTTTAGCCGATTACTTTGATTTTATTGCTGGCACCAGCACTGGCGGCATTTTAACTTGCATTTATTTATTTCCAGATGCGAATAATCCAGAGCGTCCTTTATTTTCTGCAGAAAATGCCGTGAATCTATATTTACAAAGCGGTTCGGGTATTTTCAAATCCAATCTTGGTAAAAAAATAGAATCTTTAGGCGGCTTACGCGATGAAAAATATCCTGCAAAAACTTTGGAAAAACTATTACTTACTTATTTGCAAGATGTAAAATTGAGTCAGCTTTTGCGTCCTTGTATCATTACTTCGTACGATATTTTTAATCGCAATACGCATTTTTTTACGCAACACGATGCCAAAGCAAAACCTGGTTACGATTATTTTTTACGCGATGTGGCGCGTGCTACTTCTGCCGCTCCCACTTATTTTGAACCCGCTTTAGTAAAATCTATGTCCGAAGTTTCGTATCCTTTAATTGATGGTGGCGTGTTTGCAAACAATCCTGCTTTGTGTGCTTACGCGGAAGTACGACAAATTTTCAAAAAAGAAAACAGTGAAAAAGGTATTACCGCAAAAGATATGTTTATGCTTTCAATTGGTACCGGACAAGTTAAAAAGCCTTATAAATACAACAAAGCAAAAGGTTGGGGAAGTATTGGATGGGTGGAACCCGTGTTGGATATTATGATGTCGGGCGCGTCCGAAACGATTGATTTTCAATTGGCGCAACTTTTTGATGCGGCAGATGTTCCTCAAAATTACATTCGCATTGTACCTGAACTTGGCATGGCTTCATCCGATATGGACGATGTAAAACCTGATAATTTAATCGCCTTGAAAGAAGCCGGAATAGCTTCCGCAGAAAAGAATGATGCTGTTTTAGATAAAGCTGTTGAAATGCTTTTCAACGATTAA
- a CDS encoding SPFH domain-containing protein translates to METSIVAYVLIVIVILLLFKGIVTVQQGYIAVVTVFGKYKRIIRPGLTFILPLVENIYRKISIQNRSVELEFQAVTADQANVYFKAMLLFSVLDQNEETIKNVAFKFVDEKNLMQALIRTVEGSIRSYVATKKQSEMLSLRREIIISVKEQIDRTLETWGYHLQDLQINDITFDEAIMKSMSQVVASNNLKAAAENEGQALLITKTKAAEAEGNAIKISAQAEREAAQLQGQGIALFREEVAKGMSVAAKEMQDAKLDTGVILFTMWTEAIKHFAENSKGNVIFLDGSPEGMQRTMKEMMSMNKLTTNNNPE, encoded by the coding sequence ATGGAAACCAGCATCGTTGCTTACGTACTCATCGTAATTGTCATACTTCTCCTTTTTAAAGGAATTGTAACTGTTCAACAAGGCTACATTGCAGTGGTAACAGTTTTCGGAAAATACAAACGTATTATTCGTCCGGGATTAACTTTTATACTCCCTTTGGTAGAAAATATTTACCGTAAAATTTCCATTCAAAATCGCTCGGTAGAATTAGAATTTCAGGCAGTTACAGCCGATCAGGCAAATGTATATTTTAAAGCGATGTTACTTTTTTCGGTGCTCGATCAAAACGAAGAAACCATCAAAAATGTCGCCTTTAAATTTGTAGATGAAAAAAACTTGATGCAAGCGCTTATCCGCACAGTAGAAGGTTCTATCCGTTCTTACGTTGCCACAAAAAAACAATCCGAAATGCTTTCTTTGCGTAGAGAAATTATTATTTCTGTAAAAGAACAAATTGATAGAACCCTTGAAACATGGGGTTATCACTTACAAGATTTACAAATAAACGACATTACTTTTGATGAAGCGATTATGAAATCCATGTCGCAAGTAGTAGCATCCAATAACCTAAAAGCTGCGGCAGAGAACGAAGGACAAGCGTTACTCATCACCAAAACAAAAGCGGCGGAAGCAGAAGGAAATGCGATTAAAATTTCGGCACAAGCAGAACGTGAAGCTGCGCAATTGCAAGGACAAGGAATCGCGCTTTTTCGTGAGGAGGTCGCCAAGGGAATGAGCGTTGCAGCGAAAGAAATGCAAGATGCCAAATTAGATACCGGCGTTATTTTATTTACGATGTGGACAGAAGCGATTAAACATTTTGCTGAAAACTCTAAAGGAAATGTTATTTTCTTAGATGGCTCTCCAGAAGGAATGCAGCGCACCATGAAGGAAATGATGTCAATGAATAAATTAACAACCAATAATAATCCAGAATAA